A single region of the Thermococcus sp. Bubb.Bath genome encodes:
- a CDS encoding M48 family metallopeptidase: MNLRVRRRPVRYARIEVKPDGEVIVTAPEGFDVESFLQRNSSWLEGKMAEIDGLRELAESGFPVNGEFYGVVRGRKARIHERFKTVVLPPYPDELREELKRFLRPRIEELIESYAGRMGVSPGKLFIRSQRTRWGSCSGKGNLNFNLRLAAVPPELREYVVVHELAHLKHRNHSRAFWDFVLCFYPDYRPAREELNKWWGVLELNPYWRWLEGRE; encoded by the coding sequence ATGAACCTGAGGGTTCGGAGGAGGCCTGTAAGGTACGCCCGCATCGAGGTTAAACCCGACGGTGAGGTCATTGTCACGGCCCCGGAGGGCTTCGACGTTGAAAGCTTTCTCCAGAGGAACTCCTCGTGGCTCGAGGGGAAGATGGCTGAAATAGACGGCCTGCGTGAGCTGGCTGAATCCGGATTCCCAGTCAATGGCGAGTTCTACGGAGTGGTTCGGGGGAGGAAAGCCCGAATTCACGAGCGCTTTAAGACGGTTGTCCTTCCGCCATACCCCGACGAACTCAGGGAGGAGCTTAAGAGATTCCTCCGGCCGAGAATAGAGGAACTCATTGAATCCTATGCTGGAAGGATGGGAGTATCCCCCGGGAAGCTCTTCATCCGCTCTCAGAGAACCAGATGGGGCAGCTGCTCCGGAAAGGGAAACCTCAACTTCAACCTCCGCCTTGCCGCCGTCCCCCCTGAGCTCAGGGAGTACGTGGTCGTCCACGAGCTGGCCCACCTGAAGCACCGCAACCACTCAAGGGCTTTCTGGGACTTTGTTTTATGCTTCTACCCGGATTACCGCCCCGCAAGGGAGGAACTCAATAAGTGGTGGGGCGTACTCGAACTCAACCCGTACTGGCGGTGGCTGGAGGGAAGGGAGTGA
- a CDS encoding NfeD family protein: MRFGRIVKFLLLSVDEIIVGLFLVWVLPGFGVEVPLWAVASVIGVLIFKDILVAPFILRGGLSARPRAGSESLVGRIALVVEDLDPEGLVKVDGELWSAECIKGSARRGEVVKIVGVSGSKVLVERPEP, encoded by the coding sequence GTGAGGTTCGGCAGAATAGTAAAGTTCCTCCTTCTCTCGGTGGACGAAATCATAGTGGGGCTTTTCCTCGTCTGGGTGCTGCCGGGCTTCGGGGTTGAGGTTCCTCTATGGGCGGTGGCGTCTGTTATAGGCGTTCTAATCTTCAAGGACATCCTTGTGGCGCCATTCATCCTGCGCGGTGGCCTTAGCGCAAGGCCTAGGGCTGGCTCGGAGAGCCTGGTCGGAAGGATCGCCCTGGTCGTTGAGGATTTGGATCCGGAGGGTCTCGTGAAGGTGGACGGCGAGCTCTGGAGCGCGGAGTGCATAAAAGGAAGCGCTAGACGGGGAGAAGTTGTTAAAATCGTTGGTGTGAGCGGCTCTAAGGTTCTCGTGGAACGCCCAGAGCCCTGA
- a CDS encoding radical SAM protein — MKVRVIERRAKSIYTRSRIPGVDWTVNQYTGCAFACKYCYAKFLTRWKDHGEWGSWVEVKTNAPELAGKHVRGSIVMSTVSDPYQPVEAKLKLTRRVLRYMDKRNELSILTKSPLVTRDIDLFKLFDRIEVGLTINGFTGREKALFEPLTPVHEARVNALKTLKEAGLRTYVFVSPIIPEITDVSAIVEDTMDFADYYLFEVLNLRAAGREFQRLLREGYPEGYAVLTEDEKFGEFLRELEGKIKGLGVKAEGIETHRRGWEFVEL; from the coding sequence ATGAAGGTTCGGGTTATCGAGCGAAGGGCAAAGAGCATCTACACCCGGTCAAGAATTCCGGGCGTTGACTGGACGGTGAACCAGTATACCGGCTGTGCCTTCGCCTGCAAATACTGCTACGCCAAGTTTCTGACGAGGTGGAAGGACCACGGAGAGTGGGGAAGCTGGGTTGAGGTTAAGACCAACGCCCCCGAGCTCGCCGGGAAGCACGTGAGGGGAAGTATCGTGATGTCCACCGTGAGCGACCCCTACCAGCCGGTAGAGGCGAAGCTGAAGCTGACGAGGCGCGTTCTTCGGTATATGGATAAGAGAAACGAACTGTCGATACTCACCAAATCGCCGCTCGTCACCAGGGACATAGACCTCTTCAAGCTTTTCGACCGCATAGAGGTCGGTCTCACAATAAACGGCTTCACAGGGAGGGAAAAGGCGCTCTTCGAGCCGCTGACGCCCGTTCACGAGGCGAGGGTGAACGCTCTCAAGACCCTTAAGGAAGCCGGATTGAGAACCTACGTCTTCGTGAGCCCGATAATTCCCGAAATCACGGACGTCTCCGCGATAGTCGAGGACACCATGGACTTCGCGGACTACTACCTCTTCGAGGTTCTCAACCTCCGCGCGGCAGGCAGGGAGTTCCAGAGGCTCCTCCGCGAGGGGTACCCGGAGGGCTACGCGGTTCTGACAGAGGATGAGAAGTTCGGGGAGTTCCTGCGGGAATTGGAGGGGAAGATAAAGGGCCTTGGAGTGAAGGCTGAGGGTATAGAGACCCACCGGAGGGGTTGGGAGTTCGTCGAGCTGTGA